A window of Dissulfurirhabdus thermomarina contains these coding sequences:
- a CDS encoding FlgD immunoglobulin-like domain containing protein, producing the protein MMRRGRPISPPGRPGAGARRRAAAPGWVLAAWLLLAAVPAAAQGVRIAVFPVEDLSQGVNGVSWSVTERLSKALEARGFEVAAAEAVRSFLVRNHVRTLGYLDTFHVFKARRELDVDLVLLGCVTQRTERPCPTVGLALNLVRARDARSVWAAVESLSCRDARHPLGLFEPTSIEDLWPTVTEAILRRWPRELEVAAARLPLIEIASADVSPRYVRAGERVTARVEVRVAGAGDDFSAWLDVGGGAPVSMRPLGGGGFFAAEWAAPNREGRLPATLELRWPSGRKRKIFVGTYHVDTTPPRLTVAPRGVRLGDKVAFRRDMTFVPRLLDPEPVTRWAVTIRDAKGQVVVHQETAGGLPDRLVWSGKKSDGFRAGQGEYTFTVEAWDRAGNKAAASASALLVANPPGVLVRAAPRRDGGVRIDIRQEGMTDVAYWHVEVRSRDGSVLETREGTRLPAALDLPETVVREGGVECIVTAQDALGNRARREMKDVLLAAAQGQEEEKKPVVQDTWAADF; encoded by the coding sequence ATGATGCGACGGGGAAGGCCGATATCTCCCCCCGGAAGGCCGGGGGCGGGGGCCCGGCGGCGGGCGGCGGCGCCGGGGTGGGTGCTCGCGGCGTGGCTGCTCCTCGCGGCCGTCCCGGCCGCCGCCCAGGGGGTCCGCATCGCGGTCTTCCCCGTGGAGGACCTCTCCCAGGGCGTCAACGGGGTCTCCTGGTCGGTCACGGAGCGCCTCTCCAAGGCCCTCGAGGCCCGGGGCTTCGAGGTGGCGGCGGCCGAGGCGGTACGCTCCTTCCTGGTCCGGAACCACGTCCGGACCCTGGGTTACCTCGACACCTTCCACGTCTTCAAGGCGCGGCGGGAGCTGGACGTGGACCTGGTGCTCCTGGGCTGTGTCACCCAGAGGACGGAACGTCCCTGTCCCACCGTCGGCCTGGCCCTCAACCTCGTCCGCGCCCGGGACGCCCGGTCGGTCTGGGCGGCGGTGGAGTCCCTGTCGTGTCGGGACGCGCGCCATCCCCTCGGGCTCTTCGAGCCGACCTCCATCGAGGACCTCTGGCCCACGGTGACGGAGGCCATCCTGCGGCGCTGGCCCAGGGAGCTGGAGGTGGCGGCCGCCCGCCTCCCCCTCATCGAGATCGCCTCCGCCGACGTGTCCCCGCGGTACGTCCGGGCCGGGGAGCGGGTCACGGCCCGGGTGGAGGTCCGGGTGGCCGGTGCCGGCGACGACTTCTCGGCCTGGCTGGACGTGGGAGGCGGGGCGCCCGTTTCCATGCGGCCCCTGGGCGGCGGCGGCTTCTTCGCGGCGGAGTGGGCGGCGCCGAACCGGGAGGGCCGCCTGCCGGCCACCCTGGAACTTCGGTGGCCCTCGGGGCGGAAGCGGAAGATCTTCGTCGGCACCTACCACGTGGACACGACCCCCCCGAGGCTCACCGTGGCGCCCCGCGGGGTGCGCCTGGGTGACAAGGTCGCCTTCCGGCGGGACATGACCTTCGTCCCGCGGCTCCTGGACCCGGAACCGGTGACGCGCTGGGCCGTGACCATCCGAGACGCCAAGGGCCAGGTGGTGGTCCACCAGGAGACGGCCGGCGGCCTCCCGGACCGGTTGGTGTGGTCCGGAAAGAAGTCGGACGGCTTCCGGGCGGGCCAGGGGGAGTACACCTTCACGGTGGAGGCATGGGACCGCGCCGGGAACAAGGCCGCGGCCTCCGCCTCGGCCCTCCTCGTCGCGAACCCGCCCGGCGTCCTGGTCCGGGCCGCTCCCCGGCGGGACGGGGGGGTCCGGATCGACATCCGCCAGGAGGGTATGACCGACGTGGCCTATTGGCACGTCGAGGTCCGCTCCCGGGACGGATCGGTCCTGGAGACCCGGGAAGGCACCCGGCTTCCGGCCGCCCTGGACCTGCCGGAGACGGTGGTCCGGGAGGGCGGGGTGGAGTGCATCGTGACGGCGCAGGATGCCCTCGGCAACCGCGCCCGGCGCGAGATGAAGGACGTCCTCCTCGCCGCTGCCCAAGGCCAGGAGGAAGAAAAGAAGCCGGTGGTCCAGGACACGTGGGCGGCGGATTTCTGA
- a CDS encoding peptidylprolyl isomerase codes for MYRVKGGLALTWLLLALAAAPGAAHAGFWTDWWRGDPVLAVINGKAYTESDFRHWWENWKEKDAAVPETPGAFVDWHLQVQEAERMELYRSPSYREKVLTFLKARGLMLLKKEEVDDRVRIREADLWDRYKERYTPRRRLLVLYYQDEAAARAAAGRLASGEVRPEAYAAGEAKDAGAVHASTRWFRPGEIPGAWTEAVAGLEPGGAAGPLAYGKGWAVLCLLDVRGPEQADFHRVEGRVREELRKEQEGRLTADLLRRLRAKYEVRVDEDLALGLAANETRAEVLDRPVVRTNRGSVTARVFLAQIRRDRSFRHRYGFAQGDAAAARRRVLDGILSQTLTTWEALDRHYEERPPFKWVYRFYCQHRLIKELEARLVAPKVRVTEADVRSYYDGHPAEFTEPATVRIIAVQEEGRLVDRIWAELQAGEDFSRLLRHYFPRDIPAKRVPVGHLQPEFRKVVEGLSPGEVSAPFTFNGKATLVQLVARTPARRRPLDEVREEIRERLRAEAFERERAALVRRLREASTVEVREDTWKDIRRAYAAESTTRKG; via the coding sequence ATGTACCGGGTGAAGGGCGGCCTCGCGCTGACTTGGCTCCTCCTGGCCCTGGCGGCGGCGCCGGGTGCGGCGCATGCCGGGTTCTGGACGGACTGGTGGCGGGGGGACCCGGTTCTCGCCGTCATCAACGGGAAGGCCTACACGGAGTCGGATTTCCGGCACTGGTGGGAGAACTGGAAGGAGAAGGACGCCGCCGTTCCCGAGACCCCCGGGGCCTTCGTGGACTGGCACCTCCAGGTCCAGGAGGCGGAACGGATGGAGCTCTACCGTTCCCCGTCCTACCGGGAAAAGGTCCTCACCTTCCTGAAGGCCCGGGGCCTCATGCTGCTCAAGAAGGAAGAGGTGGACGACCGGGTGCGGATCCGGGAGGCGGACCTTTGGGACCGGTACAAGGAACGGTACACACCGCGTCGCCGGTTGCTGGTCCTCTACTACCAGGATGAGGCCGCCGCCCGGGCGGCGGCCGGGCGCCTGGCCTCCGGGGAGGTCCGCCCCGAGGCCTACGCGGCCGGCGAGGCCAAGGACGCCGGCGCGGTCCACGCCTCCACCCGCTGGTTCCGGCCCGGGGAGATACCCGGGGCCTGGACCGAGGCCGTGGCCGGGCTGGAACCCGGCGGGGCCGCCGGGCCCTTGGCCTACGGGAAGGGCTGGGCCGTCCTCTGCCTCCTGGATGTCCGCGGCCCCGAGCAGGCGGACTTCCACCGCGTCGAAGGGCGCGTCCGGGAAGAGCTTCGGAAGGAGCAGGAAGGGCGTCTCACGGCCGACCTCCTCCGGCGGCTCCGGGCGAAGTACGAGGTCCGGGTGGACGAGGACCTCGCCCTCGGGCTGGCGGCCAACGAGACCCGGGCCGAGGTGCTGGATCGGCCGGTCGTCCGCACGAACCGCGGCAGCGTCACGGCCAGGGTCTTCCTCGCCCAGATCCGGCGCGACCGCAGCTTCCGGCACCGCTACGGCTTTGCGCAGGGCGACGCGGCGGCCGCCCGCCGGCGGGTGTTGGACGGGATCCTCTCCCAGACCCTCACCACGTGGGAGGCCCTGGACCGCCACTACGAGGAACGGCCACCCTTCAAGTGGGTGTACCGGTTCTACTGCCAGCACCGGCTCATCAAGGAACTCGAGGCCCGGCTGGTGGCGCCCAAGGTCCGGGTGACGGAGGCGGACGTCCGCTCCTACTACGATGGGCATCCCGCCGAGTTCACCGAGCCGGCCACGGTCCGCATCATCGCCGTCCAGGAGGAGGGCCGGCTCGTGGACCGGATCTGGGCCGAGCTCCAGGCCGGGGAGGACTTTTCCCGGTTGCTCCGCCACTATTTTCCCCGGGACATACCCGCCAAGCGGGTGCCGGTCGGCCACCTTCAGCCGGAGTTCCGCAAGGTGGTGGAAGGCCTCTCGCCCGGGGAGGTCTCGGCCCCCTTCACCTTCAACGGCAAGGCGACCCTGGTGCAGCTCGTGGCACGGACGCCGGCCCGGCGCCGCCCCCTGGACGAAGTCCGGGAGGAGATCCGCGAGCGGCTCCGGGCGGAGGCCTTCGAACGCGAGCGGGCGGCCCTGGTGCGGCGGCTCAGGGAGGCCTCCACCGTGGAGGTCCGCGAGGATACCTGGAAGGACATCCGGAGAGCCTATGCGGCTGAATCGACGACTCGAAAGGGCTAG
- a CDS encoding cytochrome c3 family protein, with protein sequence MRLNRRLERARWAVVCAALAVAACVPAGGPAPPKGCVDCHKDLGERFKAGVVHAPVKRNECKACHLPHGLMGGVFLREKQPRLCLRCHEAPAPAAAGQGSVHGPVKEGRCTACHDPHNAPNPGLLGAAGSEFCFRCHDKAPFTRARRHKALEQGCGACHEDHASVHPALLKKAPDDLCRSCHPGAGAAFRKAHRGEPVTGACLGCHTPHSSDGPGLIRRVAHRPMLEGKCEACHRVGPGGGLEVAAPPARLCRSCHAGSPPPGVAVHPPFADGACLECHAAHASDFDAMLARPPAATCTGCHDQGQAKKAGSRHAPAAKGACLSCHSGHAGAGAILKKAPEALCFDCHDRARYGPARDAHPPAREGKCLTCHRPHEADRPGLLEAPEKTVCRSCHGETFDEMDRYSLHNPFVAGQCHRCHRPHGGGGPDRLQKPVEGGRLCFDCHQSLARESGGENGHPPFVRGRCDACHRSHATDQGFLLKAAPEALCFGCHAETARAFRKRGRLHDPVARGNCGACHRSHGSGRPGLLVKDQPGLCLKCHGRVAAFWADGSAHSPAEEDCTTCHDPHGSGGPGSLTEPLGRLCAECHDLETPGFAKAHSGIRPGAASCLQCHDPHGGPDDRLLYPVGHAPFESGNCRPCHPGRSK encoded by the coding sequence ATGCGGCTGAATCGACGACTCGAAAGGGCTAGGTGGGCGGTGGTCTGCGCCGCCCTGGCCGTGGCGGCCTGCGTGCCCGCCGGCGGCCCGGCGCCGCCCAAGGGCTGCGTGGACTGCCACAAGGACCTCGGCGAGAGGTTCAAGGCGGGCGTGGTCCATGCCCCGGTGAAGAGGAACGAGTGCAAGGCCTGCCACCTGCCCCACGGCCTCATGGGCGGGGTCTTCCTCCGCGAAAAGCAACCCCGGTTGTGCCTGCGGTGCCACGAGGCCCCGGCACCGGCCGCCGCCGGGCAGGGATCGGTCCACGGCCCGGTGAAGGAGGGCCGCTGCACCGCCTGCCACGATCCCCACAACGCGCCGAACCCCGGGCTCCTCGGGGCGGCCGGGTCGGAGTTCTGCTTCAGGTGCCACGACAAGGCGCCCTTCACCCGGGCCCGGCGGCACAAGGCCCTGGAGCAGGGCTGCGGCGCCTGCCACGAGGACCACGCCTCGGTGCATCCCGCCCTCCTCAAGAAGGCCCCGGACGACCTCTGCCGGTCGTGTCACCCCGGGGCCGGCGCGGCCTTCCGGAAGGCCCACCGGGGCGAGCCCGTGACCGGCGCCTGCCTCGGCTGCCACACGCCCCACAGCTCGGACGGCCCGGGGCTCATCCGCCGGGTGGCGCACCGGCCCATGCTGGAAGGCAAGTGCGAGGCCTGCCATCGCGTGGGGCCCGGCGGCGGGCTGGAGGTCGCGGCGCCGCCGGCGAGGCTCTGCCGGTCGTGCCATGCCGGGTCTCCCCCGCCCGGCGTCGCCGTCCATCCGCCCTTCGCCGACGGCGCCTGCCTCGAGTGCCATGCCGCCCATGCCAGCGACTTCGACGCGATGCTCGCCCGGCCGCCGGCCGCCACCTGCACCGGGTGCCACGACCAGGGGCAGGCGAAGAAGGCGGGCAGCCGGCACGCCCCGGCGGCCAAGGGGGCGTGCCTTTCCTGCCATTCCGGCCATGCCGGCGCAGGTGCCATTCTCAAGAAGGCCCCGGAGGCGCTCTGCTTCGATTGCCACGATCGGGCGCGGTATGGCCCTGCGCGAGACGCCCACCCCCCCGCGCGGGAGGGCAAGTGCCTCACCTGCCACCGGCCCCACGAGGCCGACCGGCCGGGTCTCCTCGAGGCGCCCGAGAAGACGGTCTGCCGCTCGTGCCACGGGGAAACCTTCGACGAGATGGACCGCTACAGCCTCCACAACCCCTTCGTGGCCGGCCAGTGCCACCGCTGCCACCGCCCCCACGGCGGCGGCGGCCCGGACCGCCTGCAAAAACCCGTCGAGGGCGGCCGGCTCTGCTTCGACTGCCACCAGTCCCTGGCGCGGGAGAGCGGGGGGGAAAACGGCCACCCGCCCTTCGTCCGGGGCCGCTGTGACGCCTGCCACCGCTCCCATGCCACCGACCAGGGCTTTCTCCTGAAGGCGGCCCCGGAGGCCCTCTGCTTCGGCTGCCACGCGGAGACGGCCCGGGCGTTCCGGAAGCGGGGTCGCCTCCACGATCCCGTGGCCCGCGGCAACTGCGGCGCCTGCCACAGGTCCCACGGCTCCGGGCGGCCCGGCCTCCTGGTCAAGGACCAGCCCGGGCTCTGCCTCAAGTGCCACGGCCGGGTGGCCGCCTTCTGGGCCGACGGGAGCGCGCACTCCCCCGCCGAGGAGGACTGTACCACCTGCCACGACCCCCACGGGTCCGGCGGGCCCGGGTCTCTCACGGAGCCCCTGGGGCGGCTCTGCGCCGAGTGCCACGATCTCGAGACACCCGGCTTCGCCAAGGCCCATTCCGGCATCCGGCCGGGGGCGGCCTCCTGCCTCCAGTGCCATGATCCCCACGGCGGCCCGGACGACCGGCTGCTCTACCCGGTGGGGCACGCCCCCTTCGAGTCCGGCAACTGCCGGCCGTGCCATCCCGGGAGGTCCAAATGA
- a CDS encoding cytochrome c3 family protein, translating into MNALATRIASIGLFAALALAGGGAAHAAAGTRLCFQCHDPKDFRARHVHVPVAQGRCQACHNPHVARYEGLVQEKDAELCYRCHAKERAAFAEGVVHEPVRKGRCLACHDPHDSDAPGLRKGKGPEACFGCHKALPRKFPHTHAPYAKGDCQACHLPHAGPDARLLKGDAERLCYRCHKGKAVWKRHRGFPGKAGRCLSCHNPHGSSRAALVRDVLHPPYAKGCRSCHGKGAARGPDLCLSCHPGVKEEVLRLHSHLAGGGEYGCTACHSPHAGDGKALLRGAEKFVCRKCHEGSFRDAEQRLYVHPDLADCTACHAAHGSDQVAMLKKDGTESCTGCHETQGKFTHPVGEKARDPRTGQALTCVSCHDAMGTDFKYHLKQSGEKDLCLPCHPAY; encoded by the coding sequence ATGAACGCCCTCGCCACCCGGATCGCCTCCATCGGCCTCTTCGCCGCCCTGGCCCTCGCGGGGGGCGGCGCCGCGCACGCGGCCGCGGGTACCCGGCTCTGTTTCCAGTGCCACGACCCGAAGGATTTTCGCGCCCGCCACGTCCATGTCCCGGTGGCCCAGGGGCGGTGCCAGGCCTGTCACAACCCCCACGTGGCCCGCTACGAGGGGCTGGTGCAAGAGAAGGACGCCGAGCTCTGCTACCGGTGCCACGCCAAGGAACGGGCGGCCTTCGCCGAGGGCGTGGTCCATGAACCCGTCCGGAAAGGACGGTGCCTGGCCTGCCACGATCCCCACGATTCGGATGCACCGGGGCTCCGCAAGGGGAAGGGCCCCGAGGCCTGCTTCGGGTGTCACAAGGCCTTGCCCCGGAAGTTTCCCCACACCCATGCCCCCTATGCCAAGGGAGACTGCCAGGCCTGCCACCTCCCCCATGCCGGCCCGGACGCCCGCCTGTTGAAGGGCGACGCGGAGCGGCTCTGCTACCGCTGCCACAAGGGGAAGGCGGTCTGGAAGCGGCACAGGGGCTTCCCCGGCAAGGCGGGGCGGTGTCTCTCCTGCCACAACCCGCACGGGAGTTCCCGGGCGGCGCTGGTCCGGGACGTCCTGCATCCGCCCTACGCGAAGGGGTGCCGCTCCTGCCACGGCAAGGGCGCGGCCCGGGGGCCGGATCTTTGCCTCTCCTGCCACCCGGGGGTCAAGGAGGAGGTGCTCCGGCTGCACAGCCACCTGGCCGGCGGCGGGGAATACGGCTGCACGGCCTGCCACAGCCCCCACGCCGGGGACGGCAAGGCCCTGCTCCGGGGGGCCGAGAAGTTCGTCTGCCGGAAGTGTCACGAGGGGAGCTTCCGGGACGCCGAGCAGCGGCTCTACGTCCACCCGGACCTCGCCGACTGCACCGCCTGCCACGCGGCCCACGGATCGGACCAGGTGGCCATGCTGAAGAAGGACGGCACCGAGTCCTGTACCGGGTGCCACGAGACCCAGGGCAAGTTCACGCATCCCGTTGGGGAGAAGGCCCGGGATCCGCGGACCGGCCAGGCCCTCACCTGCGTGAGCTGCCACGACGCCATGGGGACGGACTTCAAGTACCACCTGAAGCAGAGCGGAGAGAAAGACCTCTGCCTGCCCTGCCACCCCGCTTACTGA
- a CDS encoding cytochrome c3 family protein, translating to MNGTRCGVFLALAAVLAAAPAAAKVTGPCAACHTMHNSQNGLSVVGGGPIPGLLNADCLGCHTGSNAGGTTPYVFSQSAPAYGTSGTEATTTTLAGGNFYWVANGNPRAGHNVQGAAPPDPDLGNTPPGGTALSTQLNCAGTNGCHGRRSDADPYRDMFGAHHQNDMTGWKDGTSLARSYRFLMGVQGLEDAAYEFRPTAAGHHNKYYGVDRATEADAAGTLSSLCGSCHGDFHHGTGQVASGTFGAGAWLRHPTDFDMSRATTSGEYAGYNGGGGTGNPYSVVSPVATSDTSTTLNTTVYSQAGDAVVMCASCHRAHGTPFAYALRWDYRSWPGGGTNGCAVCHTSKD from the coding sequence ATGAACGGGACGAGATGCGGAGTGTTCCTGGCGCTGGCGGCCGTGCTGGCCGCGGCGCCCGCCGCCGCCAAGGTCACGGGCCCCTGTGCCGCCTGCCACACCATGCACAACAGCCAGAACGGGCTCTCGGTGGTGGGCGGGGGGCCGATACCGGGGCTGCTCAACGCGGACTGCCTCGGTTGCCACACCGGTTCCAACGCCGGGGGCACGACCCCCTACGTCTTCAGCCAGAGCGCCCCGGCCTACGGAACCAGCGGCACCGAGGCGACCACCACCACTCTCGCCGGGGGCAATTTCTACTGGGTGGCCAACGGGAACCCCAGGGCCGGCCACAACGTCCAGGGCGCGGCGCCGCCGGACCCGGACCTCGGCAACACCCCGCCGGGAGGAACGGCCCTTTCCACCCAGCTCAACTGCGCCGGGACCAACGGCTGCCACGGCCGGCGCAGCGATGCCGACCCGTACCGGGACATGTTCGGGGCCCACCACCAGAACGACATGACCGGCTGGAAGGACGGGACCTCGCTGGCCCGGAGCTACCGGTTCCTCATGGGGGTCCAGGGCCTCGAGGACGCGGCCTACGAGTTCCGGCCCACGGCCGCGGGGCACCACAACAAGTACTACGGCGTGGACAGGGCCACGGAGGCCGACGCGGCGGGCACCCTGAGTTCCCTCTGCGGCTCGTGCCACGGCGACTTCCACCACGGCACGGGCCAGGTGGCCTCCGGGACCTTCGGGGCCGGGGCCTGGCTCCGGCACCCCACGGACTTCGACATGTCCCGGGCCACCACCAGCGGGGAGTACGCCGGCTACAACGGCGGCGGCGGCACCGGGAACCCCTACAGCGTGGTGAGCCCCGTGGCCACCTCGGACACCTCCACGACCCTCAATACCACGGTCTACTCCCAGGCGGGGGACGCCGTGGTGATGTGCGCCTCCTGCCACCGGGCCCACGGAACGCCCTTCGCCTACGCCCTGCGGTGGGACTACCGGAGCTGGCCCGGCGGGGGGACCAACGGCTGTGCCGTGTGTCATACCAGCAAGGACTGA
- a CDS encoding B12-binding domain-containing radical SAM protein, with protein MNRPKVLFVTPPYHCGVLESAGRWPHLGFIYLAGEARKAGFHPVIHDAMSRFDDLEAIRRRIEAERPAFVATSAYTATFPAALEVLRAAKAVDPAITTLAGGIHPTFMWEETLTAHGDCVDFCVLGEGERTLPELLAALRDGGDPGAVRGIAFRRGGRPVRTAPRPLVADLDTLAPAWDLVDWDDYPLYFMDGARVAILNSSRGCTNRCAFCSQHLFWQGTWRARRPERFVAEIESLYRGYGVNVFFVADEVPTRDRARWERILDLLAARRLPVHLLIETCTSDILRDADIMDRYREAGILFVYVGVEAGTPERLAFFQKDVEIRAAKRAIDLIKGAGMIAESALILGTPDETEASVREALELARYYDPDYMHFLLLAPWPYAGLYPELAPHVAEHDYAKYNLVEPVIRPRALSRKRLKELVLACYREFYMEKLPAWLEMEGNDLKRECLLRGMEAIMENSYLKRHHGDLGGMPQQVRLLVARLAGRSGG; from the coding sequence GTGAACCGGCCCAAGGTCCTCTTCGTCACACCGCCCTACCACTGCGGCGTCCTGGAATCCGCCGGCCGCTGGCCGCACCTCGGGTTCATCTACCTGGCGGGCGAGGCCCGAAAGGCCGGGTTCCACCCCGTGATCCACGACGCCATGTCGCGCTTCGACGACCTGGAGGCCATCCGGCGCCGGATCGAGGCGGAGCGGCCGGCCTTCGTGGCCACCAGCGCCTACACCGCCACCTTCCCCGCCGCCCTGGAGGTCCTCCGGGCGGCCAAGGCCGTCGACCCCGCGATCACCACCCTGGCGGGCGGCATCCACCCCACCTTCATGTGGGAAGAGACCCTCACGGCCCACGGCGACTGCGTGGACTTCTGCGTGCTGGGCGAGGGCGAGCGGACGCTTCCGGAACTCCTCGCGGCCCTTCGCGACGGGGGCGACCCCGGGGCGGTCCGGGGCATCGCCTTCCGCCGGGGCGGCCGCCCGGTCCGGACCGCCCCCCGGCCCCTCGTGGCGGACCTCGACACCTTGGCGCCCGCCTGGGACCTCGTGGACTGGGACGACTACCCCCTCTACTTCATGGACGGCGCCCGGGTGGCCATCCTGAACTCCTCCCGGGGCTGCACCAACCGTTGCGCCTTCTGCTCCCAGCACCTCTTCTGGCAAGGCACGTGGCGCGCCAGGAGGCCGGAACGCTTCGTGGCCGAGATCGAATCATTGTACCGGGGCTACGGCGTCAACGTCTTCTTCGTGGCCGACGAGGTCCCCACCCGGGACCGGGCCCGTTGGGAACGGATCCTGGACCTCCTGGCGGCGCGCCGCCTCCCGGTGCACCTCCTCATCGAGACGTGCACGTCGGACATCCTCCGGGACGCGGACATCATGGACAGGTACAGGGAGGCCGGCATCCTGTTCGTCTACGTGGGGGTGGAGGCCGGGACACCGGAACGCCTGGCCTTCTTCCAAAAGGACGTGGAGATCCGGGCCGCGAAACGGGCCATCGACCTCATCAAGGGGGCGGGGATGATCGCCGAGAGCGCCCTCATCCTGGGAACGCCCGACGAGACCGAGGCCTCCGTCCGGGAGGCCCTGGAGCTGGCCCGCTACTACGACCCCGACTACATGCACTTCCTGTTGCTGGCCCCCTGGCCCTACGCGGGGCTCTACCCGGAACTCGCCCCCCACGTGGCGGAACACGACTACGCCAAGTACAACCTGGTGGAGCCGGTCATCCGCCCCAGGGCCCTCTCCCGCAAGCGCCTCAAGGAACTGGTCCTGGCCTGCTACCGGGAGTTCTACATGGAAAAGCTCCCGGCCTGGCTAGAGATGGAGGGAAACGACCTCAAGCGGGAGTGCCTACTCCGGGGGATGGAGGCCATCATGGAGAACTCGTACCTGAAGCGCCACCACGGCGACCTCGGCGGGATGCCCCAGCAGGTACGGCTCCTGGTGGCCCGGCTGGCCGGCCGGTCCGGCGGCTAG
- a CDS encoding NHL repeat-containing protein, translating to MPGHPRPAGPFGVRRGYVKACACAFPALLALLACPPAAARAAHAGPPRLVRRIAAPCPGPQAVAFHGGRLLVACRGQNTVAVLDTDGRLLERRPFTPHPGADPVDLAVDPAGRVYVADAAGLSVWMRDPAGRPAPFPARGGPAPGLPLAVAVGGGNLLVADGAGRTVQVFAPRGDALLEVGGPGNGPARLRRPVSVLQAPDGRILVGDAGLGKVAVFTCNGRFAYFFDDPAGGPLEIPGAMALDGRRRFHVLDMKRRRIYLYDFMGRRLGAYGTDAWAEGGPGRPTDLAADPGTGEIYVTDAAGGGRILVWEEDQR from the coding sequence ATGCCCGGCCATCCACGGCCGGCCGGCCCGTTCGGGGTCCGCCGCGGATACGTCAAGGCCTGCGCCTGCGCCTTCCCGGCCCTCCTGGCCCTGCTCGCGTGCCCGCCCGCCGCGGCCCGCGCCGCGCATGCCGGCCCGCCGCGGCTCGTGCGCCGGATCGCCGCCCCCTGCCCCGGGCCCCAGGCCGTGGCCTTCCACGGCGGGCGCCTCCTGGTGGCCTGCCGGGGGCAAAACACCGTGGCGGTCCTGGACACCGACGGCCGCCTGCTGGAACGCCGGCCCTTCACCCCCCACCCCGGCGCCGACCCCGTGGACCTCGCCGTGGACCCGGCCGGCCGGGTCTACGTGGCCGACGCGGCGGGCCTCTCCGTCTGGATGCGGGACCCGGCGGGCCGGCCGGCCCCCTTCCCGGCCCGGGGCGGCCCGGCGCCCGGGCTCCCGCTGGCGGTGGCCGTGGGCGGCGGCAACCTCCTGGTGGCCGACGGCGCAGGGCGCACCGTCCAGGTCTTCGCCCCCCGGGGAGACGCGCTGCTCGAGGTCGGCGGCCCGGGCAACGGCCCGGCGCGCCTGCGCCGGCCGGTGAGCGTCCTCCAGGCCCCGGACGGCCGCATCCTCGTGGGCGACGCCGGCCTCGGCAAGGTGGCCGTCTTCACCTGCAACGGCCGGTTCGCCTACTTCTTCGACGACCCGGCGGGCGGCCCCCTGGAGATCCCCGGCGCCATGGCCCTGGACGGGCGGCGCCGGTTCCACGTGCTCGATATGAAGCGGCGCCGGATCTACCTCTACGACTTCATGGGGCGCCGGCTCGGCGCCTACGGGACCGATGCCTGGGCCGAGGGCGGCCCCGGACGGCCCACGGACCTCGCCGCCGACCCCGGCACCGGGGAGATCTACGTGACCGATGCGGCCGGCGGCGGCCGGATCCTGGTGTGGGAGGAGGACCAGCGGTGA
- a CDS encoding cytochrome c biogenesis protein — protein MPEQAAFAAAVGLYGAGLVLLALPGRRGRPAVPALGLGLLAHGAALALRWHAAGHMPGADLYELNLVGAFLAMAVYLWIQRRYPGTRHLGLFATAAALALLLYGAAHPHAPAPLAEEYRSGWFAVHVLAAFAAYGCYVTSTAAAAALLLPPRRRERLPGPDRLEDLAFRLAAHGFVFHAAMLASGAVWAANAWGRYWSWDPVETWSLATWLLYAFFLHARAFLGWHGRRLAAVSLAAFASIVYTFWGVPHIPVHPGRPGP, from the coding sequence GTGCCTGAACAAGCCGCCTTCGCCGCCGCCGTCGGTCTCTACGGCGCGGGGCTCGTCCTCCTCGCCCTGCCCGGCCGCCGGGGCCGGCCCGCCGTGCCGGCCCTGGGCCTCGGCCTCCTCGCCCACGGCGCGGCCCTGGCCCTCCGGTGGCACGCCGCCGGCCACATGCCCGGGGCCGACCTCTACGAGCTCAACCTCGTCGGGGCCTTCCTCGCCATGGCCGTCTACCTGTGGATCCAGCGGCGCTATCCCGGCACCCGCCACCTCGGGCTCTTCGCAACGGCGGCCGCCCTGGCCCTCCTCCTCTACGGCGCCGCCCACCCCCACGCCCCGGCGCCCCTGGCCGAGGAATACCGGAGCGGCTGGTTCGCCGTCCACGTCCTGGCGGCCTTCGCCGCCTACGGCTGTTACGTGACCTCCACCGCGGCAGCCGCCGCCCTCCTCCTGCCCCCGAGGCGCCGGGAACGCCTGCCCGGGCCGGACCGGCTCGAGGACCTGGCCTTCCGCCTCGCCGCCCACGGCTTCGTCTTCCACGCCGCCATGCTGGCCTCTGGGGCCGTCTGGGCGGCGAACGCCTGGGGCCGTTACTGGAGCTGGGACCCGGTGGAGACCTGGAGCCTCGCCACCTGGCTCCTCTATGCCTTCTTCCTGCACGCCCGGGCCTTCCTCGGCTGGCACGGGCGGCGCCTGGCCGCGGTGAGCCTGGCGGCCTTCGCCTCCATCGTCTACACCTTCTGGGGCGTGCCCCACATCCCGGTCCACCCGGGCCGGCCGGGGCCATGA